Proteins from a genomic interval of Rhodothermales bacterium:
- a CDS encoding fumarate reductase/succinate dehydrogenase flavoprotein subunit — protein sequence MATLPDSQVPAGRLQEKWDNYKNSIKLVNPANKRKHDVIVVGTGLAGGSAAATLAELGYNVKAFCIQDSARRAHSIAAQGGINAAKNYPNDGDTVWRLFYDTIKGGDYRSREANVYRLAQISNNIIDQAVAQGVPFAREYGGLLANRSFGGAQVSRTFYARGQTGQQLLLGAYQALARQMETGKVQMHTRQEMLDLVVIDGRARGIITRNLVTGELERHLGDAVLLCTGGYGNVYYLSTNAKNSNVTAAWRCHRRGAFFANPCYTQIHPTCIPVSGDYQSKLTLMSESLRNDGRVWVPKKPGDPRPPRQIPEDERDYYLERRYPSFGNLVPRDVASRNAKYVCDEGRGVGETGLAVYLDFADAINRLGEQAIRERYGNLFEMYERITGENPYKVPMRIYPAVHYTMGGLWVDYGLQTTIPGLFALGEANFSDHGANRLGASALMQGLADGYFVIPYTLGDYIASNRLEAATTDHDAFAEAEDAARTRIDRLLNVNGTKTVTEFHRELGALIWDYVGMSRTGDALKESLGKIQSLRAEFWENVRVPGEPNTFNKNLEFAGRVADFMELGEQMALDALNREESAGGHFREEYQTPEGEALRKDDEYAYVAAWEFTGDPSQPKLHKEQLEFENVKLTTRSYK from the coding sequence ATGGCTACCCTACCCGACTCACAGGTCCCTGCCGGCCGACTCCAGGAGAAGTGGGACAACTACAAGAACAGCATCAAGCTGGTCAACCCGGCCAACAAGCGAAAGCACGATGTGATCGTGGTCGGCACCGGTCTTGCCGGTGGTTCCGCGGCCGCCACTCTGGCCGAACTGGGGTATAACGTCAAGGCGTTCTGTATCCAGGATTCTGCCCGCCGTGCCCACTCCATTGCGGCCCAGGGCGGCATAAACGCCGCGAAGAACTACCCGAACGACGGCGACACGGTGTGGCGGCTCTTCTACGACACGATCAAGGGTGGTGACTATCGCTCACGGGAAGCGAACGTCTACCGTCTGGCGCAGATATCGAACAATATCATTGACCAGGCAGTCGCCCAGGGCGTGCCGTTTGCTCGCGAGTACGGCGGGCTACTGGCGAACCGGTCGTTTGGCGGCGCGCAGGTGTCCAGGACGTTTTATGCCAGGGGGCAGACCGGACAGCAGCTACTGCTTGGAGCCTACCAGGCCCTGGCGCGCCAGATGGAAACCGGCAAAGTCCAGATGCACACGCGCCAGGAGATGCTGGACCTCGTCGTCATCGACGGCCGGGCCCGCGGCATCATCACGCGGAACCTGGTCACAGGAGAACTGGAACGGCACCTGGGCGATGCGGTCCTGCTTTGCACGGGCGGATACGGCAACGTCTACTACCTGTCCACGAACGCCAAGAACTCCAACGTGACCGCGGCCTGGCGCTGTCATCGTCGAGGAGCGTTCTTCGCCAACCCCTGCTACACCCAGATTCACCCGACGTGCATTCCGGTGTCGGGAGACTACCAGTCCAAGCTCACGCTCATGAGCGAGAGTCTGCGCAACGACGGTCGCGTCTGGGTACCCAAAAAGCCTGGTGACCCCAGGCCGCCCAGACAGATTCCCGAGGACGAGCGGGACTATTACCTCGAGCGCCGCTATCCGAGCTTCGGCAACCTGGTACCACGAGACGTGGCATCCCGGAACGCCAAGTATGTCTGCGACGAAGGCCGCGGCGTGGGAGAAACCGGCCTGGCCGTTTATCTGGACTTTGCCGACGCCATCAATCGACTCGGCGAACAGGCCATTCGCGAGCGATATGGCAATCTGTTCGAGATGTACGAGCGCATCACCGGCGAGAATCCGTACAAGGTGCCGATGCGCATCTACCCGGCCGTGCACTACACCATGGGGGGCCTCTGGGTCGACTACGGGCTGCAGACCACGATCCCCGGACTCTTTGCGCTCGGAGAGGCCAACTTCAGTGACCACGGCGCCAACCGTCTGGGAGCCTCGGCGCTCATGCAGGGTCTGGCGGACGGCTACTTCGTGATCCCTTACACGCTGGGAGACTACATCGCCTCCAACCGGCTCGAAGCGGCCACCACCGACCACGACGCGTTCGCCGAAGCGGAGGACGCCGCGCGCACCCGCATCGACAGGTTGCTGAATGTGAACGGCACCAAGACCGTCACCGAGTTCCACCGCGAACTGGGCGCGCTCATCTGGGACTATGTCGGCATGTCGCGCACCGGCGATGCCCTCAAGGAGTCGCTAGGCAAGATTCAGAGTCTGCGTGCTGAGTTCTGGGAAAACGTGCGTGTGCCGGGCGAGCCCAACACGTTCAACAAGAACCTCGAGTTCGCCGGTCGCGTGGCCGACTTCATGGAACTGGGTGAGCAGATGGCCCTCGATGCCCTCAATCGAGAGGAATCGGCCGGTGGTCACTTCCGCGAGGAGTACCAGACCCCCGAAGGCGAAGCGCTGCGTAAGGACGACGAGTATGCCTACGTCGCCGCCTGGGAATTCACCGGCGACCCGTCCCAGCCCAAACTGCACAAGGAGCAGTTGGAATTCGAAAACGTCAAGCTGACCACTCGGAGCTACAAATAG
- the purQ gene encoding phosphoribosylformylglycinamidine synthase subunit PurQ produces MSARVGVIVFPGSNCDHDAYHALKHVMGQDVRFIWHKEAALGELDLVIVPGGFSYGDYLRSGAIARFSPIMQDVVRFARSGGLTLGVCNGFQILCEAGLLPGALMRNASLRFVCKPVHIRVESTGTPFTQGLTPGDVLEIPVAHGEGNYYASAEVLQKLEDDGQVVFRYVTTDGQVTREANPNGSANNIAGIRNAAGNVLGMMPHPERHVESLLGSADGLRLFESALSELGAAV; encoded by the coding sequence ATGTCCGCACGCGTCGGCGTCATCGTTTTTCCCGGATCGAACTGCGACCACGATGCCTATCACGCCCTCAAGCATGTCATGGGGCAGGATGTGCGCTTCATCTGGCACAAGGAGGCTGCTCTCGGCGAACTCGATCTTGTGATTGTGCCGGGGGGATTCTCCTACGGCGACTACCTCCGCTCAGGTGCCATCGCCCGATTCAGCCCCATCATGCAGGACGTGGTGCGTTTTGCCCGGTCCGGAGGGTTGACGCTCGGGGTCTGCAACGGCTTTCAGATTCTGTGTGAGGCTGGTCTGCTACCGGGGGCGCTGATGCGCAACGCATCCCTGCGTTTCGTCTGCAAGCCGGTTCACATCCGGGTCGAATCGACAGGCACGCCCTTCACACAGGGTCTCACCCCGGGCGACGTGCTGGAAATTCCGGTGGCCCATGGAGAAGGCAACTACTACGCATCCGCCGAAGTCCTGCAGAAACTGGAGGACGATGGGCAGGTGGTGTTCCGCTACGTCACGACGGATGGTCAGGTGACACGGGAGGCGAACCCCAACGGCTCGGCGAACAACATCGCCGGAATCCGTAACGCTGCCGGCAACGTGCTTGGCATGATGCCGCATCCGGAGCGTCATGTCGAGAGCCTGCTGGGGTCGGCAGACGGACTTCGACTCTTCGAAAGCGCGCTGTCGGAACTCGGCGCGGCGGTCTGA
- a CDS encoding citrate synthase (catalyzes the formation of citrate from acetyl-CoA and oxaloacetate) codes for MSTASTSSAGRGLEGVVALESRISDIDGAKGHLVYGGYEIDDLARHSTFEDVVHLLWHGDLPDPAQRTELTDRLRRSRSLPPGVVNLLDHAPSTSSPMAVLRTAVSALGLSDGEADSPDRDANLRKAVRLVARTPVIVAAIARIQAGKSPLMPDPDLNEADNFLYMLHGERPGPQASRIFDACLILHAEHGLNASTFAGRVIAATMADMYGAVTGAIAALKGPLHGGANLKVKEMLDEIRASGKDPERYVMDKLAARERIMGFGHRVYKTIDPRATFLREMLADLSAERGDTSWLTLSTTLMETMAREKSLYPNVDFFSASVYALLGIPGGLFTPIFAMSRMAGWTAHLLEQWDGNRLIRPRAAYVGPSARSVPR; via the coding sequence ATGAGCACTGCTTCCACCTCCTCAGCCGGACGCGGCCTGGAGGGCGTCGTCGCCCTCGAAAGCCGAATCAGCGACATCGACGGTGCCAAGGGCCACTTGGTCTACGGCGGATACGAGATCGATGACCTGGCCCGGCACAGCACCTTCGAGGACGTGGTGCATCTGCTATGGCACGGCGATCTGCCCGACCCGGCTCAGCGGACCGAACTCACCGACCGGCTTCGCAGGAGCCGCTCGCTGCCGCCCGGGGTTGTGAACCTGCTGGACCACGCGCCTTCGACCTCCTCCCCGATGGCGGTGCTTCGCACTGCGGTCTCGGCGCTCGGCCTGAGCGATGGGGAGGCCGACTCGCCGGATCGGGACGCCAATCTTCGCAAGGCCGTGCGCCTGGTGGCGCGCACGCCTGTCATCGTGGCCGCCATAGCCCGTATCCAGGCCGGGAAGAGCCCCCTGATGCCCGATCCCGACCTGAATGAGGCGGACAACTTCCTGTACATGCTGCACGGTGAGCGCCCCGGTCCGCAGGCCAGCCGCATCTTCGATGCCTGCCTTATTCTGCATGCCGAGCACGGACTGAACGCGTCGACCTTTGCCGGACGGGTGATAGCGGCCACGATGGCAGACATGTACGGAGCGGTCACCGGAGCCATTGCCGCGCTGAAGGGACCGCTGCACGGAGGGGCCAACCTGAAGGTGAAGGAGATGCTGGACGAGATCCGCGCCTCCGGCAAGGACCCTGAACGCTATGTCATGGACAAGCTCGCCGCCAGGGAGCGCATCATGGGCTTCGGTCACAGGGTCTACAAGACCATCGATCCCCGGGCCACATTCCTGCGCGAAATGCTGGCCGACCTGAGCGCCGAGCGCGGAGATACGTCCTGGCTGACGCTCTCCACGACGCTGATGGAAACCATGGCCCGGGAGAAGTCGCTGTACCCGAACGTGGACTTCTTCTCTGCTTCGGTGTATGCGCTGCTCGGCATCCCGGGCGGCCTCTTCACGCCCATTTTCGCCATGAGTCGCATGGCCGGATGGACGGCCCACCTGCTGGAGCAGTGGGACGGCAACCGACTGATCCGGCCGCGGGCCGCTTACGTGGGCCCTTCGGCCCGCAGCGTTCCCAGATAG
- a CDS encoding succinate dehydrogenase cytochrome b subunit — protein MLKKLFQSPVLKKVITGVTGLALTGFVLAHMTGNLALLASDQAYNEYAEFLTGLGALFYLIEAVLLAFFLFHIVAGINIWLGKRKARPVGYDRYQSAGKPSYQSASSRSMIVTGLILLGFLVLHLASFKFGPGGPGNASEAYLVAYDGAEPIRDLAKLVRERFASPGYAFGYTAVMLLLMVHLRHGVWSALQSIGAMRPSISAPLYVAGGVLGAAIGLGFLFVPLGVYFNLI, from the coding sequence ATGCTGAAAAAGCTGTTTCAATCCCCGGTCCTGAAAAAGGTGATCACCGGGGTCACGGGACTTGCGCTGACCGGCTTCGTGCTTGCCCACATGACGGGCAACCTGGCTCTTCTGGCCAGCGATCAGGCATACAACGAGTACGCCGAATTTCTGACCGGACTCGGCGCCCTGTTCTATCTGATTGAGGCCGTACTGCTGGCCTTCTTCCTGTTCCACATCGTTGCAGGCATCAATATCTGGCTCGGCAAGCGCAAGGCCCGCCCTGTCGGATACGATCGGTACCAGAGTGCAGGCAAGCCCAGTTACCAGAGCGCTTCCTCCCGTTCGATGATCGTCACCGGTCTGATTCTGCTCGGCTTCCTGGTCCTGCACCTGGCCAGCTTCAAGTTTGGCCCCGGCGGTCCCGGCAACGCCAGCGAAGCCTACCTGGTAGCCTACGATGGAGCCGAGCCCATCCGGGACCTGGCCAAGCTGGTGCGCGAGCGGTTTGCGTCTCCAGGCTATGCCTTCGGGTACACGGCCGTCATGCTGCTTCTGATGGTGCACCTGCGCCATGGCGTCTGGAGCGCGCTTCAGTCCATCGGCGCCATGCGGCCGTCGATCTCGGCACCGCTCTACGTGGCAGGCGGCGTTCTGGGCGCCGCCATCGGGCTTGGATTTCTGTTCGTGCCCCTGGGCGTCTATTTCAATCTTATCTGA
- a CDS encoding Rne/Rng family ribonuclease, whose product MSKELVINSDGQTTRIAIVEGGDLAELFIETEEHERTIGNLFVGRIRRVMPSIQAAFVDIGQKQDAFLHFSDLSESIPDWLEYVKSDKPEIARFASGSAKQSKGGKRRKPVSARRRKRLEDGAEDPEAELALEQEDDQQKRGVVGLRGRHRRKAGQKVQAEQRGRSGRRGGGQSQEHDDGVPPESFLQRDQPILVKISKEPIAQKGSRVTTDISLAGRFLVLVPMANYVAVSKKVSSFKERRRLRALAKMLLPDGFGVIVRTQAEGQNAKALDTDLRLLREKWTEIEKRLAEKPKPPVAVYEDVNMVSSIMRDLFSVDFDRILIDEQRMYRNIKGYVQAVAPDMGAKVRFHDKKTPVFKTVGIDRAVAEAFESRVNLPSGGYLYIEQTEAMHVVDVNSGRAGKGLSQEENSLKVNIEAAKVIARQIRLRDLGGILVIDFIDMRSERSRRKVYEQMRREFRKDRAVTKVLPMSDFGLMQITRQRLRPSITHTFSDLHEESVADIDAKAASSGIREARERPRVVEPSEVIGRIEDWLEAFGNARWKGAIRLKVHPFTAAYLSKGLFGFWLPCLFRYRMRVVLEGSPGMDPGRFRFYDETNGKEIRRPPRRGRKKREEVGRGKGTQRKDGQAASTEAEDAPQARDAQAPAEATSGRGSEQRNERRGRGKRSEDTPQSDGRARRGGSGRNQDQQSRRAQKARGDADSKSESSKSDSESGKSSRSNRSRSEAQKPRRESKPRSSARAEKAAGAKAAVVSDGESSTAAEVSSNGSESAEAKPKTRSRRSSTSRRQTKTAQAEEASAEAVDKAMPKQDSAAPEARDSSLEIAESDLADTGDGAKSTKAGKAAGSRRKSRVKAEPEVKAERSSTEDTEHASGKNGSPEDEHSVEQPPTSVEAAQKTVQLNASDSAEKEAAGPAEASAEEKMPKVQPFKLRYSSSHQPAQSDQ is encoded by the coding sequence ATGTCCAAAGAGCTTGTTATCAACTCCGACGGTCAGACCACCCGGATCGCCATCGTTGAAGGCGGCGATCTCGCGGAACTCTTTATTGAGACCGAGGAGCATGAACGAACCATCGGCAACCTGTTTGTCGGCCGGATCCGCAGGGTCATGCCGAGCATCCAGGCGGCCTTCGTCGACATTGGTCAGAAACAGGACGCGTTTCTCCATTTCTCTGACCTGAGCGAGAGCATCCCGGACTGGCTCGAATACGTCAAGTCCGACAAGCCTGAAATAGCCCGGTTTGCATCCGGGTCGGCCAAACAGTCCAAAGGCGGAAAGCGACGCAAGCCGGTCAGTGCCCGACGCAGAAAGCGGCTGGAAGACGGGGCCGAGGATCCGGAAGCTGAATTGGCCCTCGAGCAGGAGGACGACCAGCAAAAACGGGGCGTTGTAGGACTGCGGGGACGACATCGCCGCAAGGCCGGCCAGAAGGTGCAGGCCGAGCAGCGCGGTCGCTCCGGGCGTCGCGGAGGCGGGCAGTCGCAAGAGCATGACGACGGCGTGCCTCCGGAGTCCTTCCTCCAGCGGGATCAGCCCATCCTGGTGAAGATCTCCAAAGAGCCCATCGCCCAGAAGGGGTCCCGAGTTACGACGGACATCTCCCTGGCCGGCAGATTCCTGGTGCTGGTACCCATGGCCAACTATGTGGCCGTGTCCAAGAAGGTGTCTTCGTTCAAGGAGCGGCGCAGGCTCCGTGCGCTGGCCAAGATGCTGCTCCCGGACGGATTCGGCGTGATTGTGCGCACGCAGGCGGAAGGTCAGAACGCCAAGGCGCTCGATACGGATCTGCGGCTCCTGCGGGAGAAGTGGACCGAGATCGAGAAGCGGCTGGCCGAGAAGCCCAAGCCGCCCGTGGCCGTCTACGAGGACGTAAACATGGTGTCCTCGATCATGCGCGACCTGTTTTCGGTGGACTTCGATCGCATTCTGATCGATGAGCAGCGCATGTACCGCAACATCAAGGGCTATGTGCAGGCGGTCGCACCGGACATGGGGGCCAAGGTGAGATTCCACGACAAGAAGACGCCCGTGTTCAAGACGGTCGGCATCGACCGCGCGGTGGCGGAAGCGTTTGAGAGCCGGGTAAACCTGCCGTCGGGAGGCTACCTGTATATCGAGCAGACCGAGGCCATGCACGTGGTCGACGTGAACTCGGGCCGCGCCGGCAAGGGGCTTTCCCAGGAGGAAAACTCCCTCAAGGTGAACATCGAGGCTGCCAAGGTGATTGCCCGGCAGATCCGACTGCGGGACCTGGGCGGGATCCTGGTCATCGACTTCATCGACATGCGCAGCGAGCGCAGTCGCCGCAAGGTGTACGAGCAGATGCGGCGGGAATTCCGCAAGGACCGCGCGGTGACCAAGGTGCTTCCGATGAGCGACTTTGGTCTGATGCAGATTACCCGGCAGCGCCTGCGTCCCAGCATCACGCACACCTTCTCGGATCTGCACGAAGAATCGGTGGCCGATATCGATGCAAAGGCGGCCAGCAGCGGCATCCGGGAGGCGCGGGAACGCCCGCGGGTTGTGGAGCCCAGTGAGGTCATTGGTCGCATCGAGGATTGGCTCGAGGCATTCGGCAACGCCCGCTGGAAGGGTGCCATCCGGCTCAAGGTGCATCCGTTTACGGCGGCCTATCTGTCCAAGGGCCTGTTTGGGTTCTGGCTACCCTGTCTGTTCCGATACCGCATGCGGGTCGTGCTGGAGGGGTCGCCGGGAATGGACCCGGGACGGTTCCGGTTCTACGACGAAACCAACGGCAAGGAAATACGGCGTCCACCTCGACGCGGACGCAAGAAGCGCGAGGAGGTCGGTCGCGGAAAGGGCACGCAGCGCAAGGATGGCCAGGCGGCGTCGACGGAAGCCGAGGACGCACCCCAGGCAAGGGATGCTCAGGCTCCCGCAGAGGCAACGAGCGGTCGCGGGTCAGAGCAGCGAAACGAGCGGCGCGGACGCGGCAAGCGATCCGAGGACACACCCCAGAGCGACGGCCGGGCACGGAGAGGCGGTTCGGGCAGGAATCAGGATCAACAGAGCCGGCGAGCCCAGAAAGCCCGGGGCGATGCGGACTCCAAATCGGAATCGTCCAAGTCCGATTCTGAGTCCGGCAAGTCTTCCCGCTCCAACCGCTCGCGCTCTGAGGCTCAGAAGCCCAGGCGAGAGAGCAAGCCGCGGAGTTCAGCTCGCGCCGAGAAGGCGGCGGGTGCAAAGGCGGCCGTAGTCTCCGACGGGGAGTCGTCGACGGCCGCGGAAGTCTCCAGTAACGGCTCCGAGTCCGCCGAGGCGAAGCCGAAAACCCGCTCGCGCCGCAGTTCGACGTCGCGCCGGCAGACAAAGACTGCGCAGGCTGAAGAGGCGTCTGCGGAGGCGGTAGACAAGGCGATGCCGAAGCAGGATTCCGCAGCACCCGAAGCCCGGGATTCGTCCCTCGAAATCGCCGAGAGCGACCTGGCGGACACCGGAGATGGGGCCAAGAGCACCAAAGCCGGCAAGGCGGCCGGCTCGCGACGCAAGTCCCGGGTCAAGGCCGAGCCGGAGGTCAAGGCGGAGCGGTCCTCGACTGAAGACACGGAACATGCGTCCGGCAAGAACGGCTCTCCCGAAGACGAACACTCCGTGGAGCAGCCACCGACCTCAGTGGAGGCGGCGCAAAAGACCGTGCAACTGAACGCGTCCGACTCGGCGGAAAAGGAGGCAGCCGGGCCGGCCGAGGCGTCGGCTGAAGAGAAAATGCCGAAGGTCCAGCCGTTCAAGCTGCGATACTCGTCCAGTCACCAGCCCGCTCAGTCCGACCAGTGA
- a CDS encoding MBL fold metallo-hydrolase: protein MADPVRVTLLGTGTSTGVPVIGCRCRVCNSPDPRDRRSRCSALVEWGGVSVLIDVGPDFRMQALTQHVEHIDAVLFTHHHFDHVVGLDDLRPFLFRNREAIPCYAPRETEQTLRRMFAYIFEDGSYPGVSNLTLTRIDSQPVALYSRRDDAAIEVQPIPVSHGGTTVFGYRFGPFAYLTDTNLIPKESFRLLDGVEVLVLDALRRDPHRSHFSFDEAVAAAERIGARETWFVHMTHSVLHAVEDAALPPGMRLAYDGLRLEA from the coding sequence ATGGCTGATCCGGTCCGGGTCACCCTGCTGGGTACCGGGACATCGACGGGCGTGCCCGTGATCGGCTGTCGATGCCGGGTCTGCAACTCACCGGATCCTCGTGATCGGCGGTCGCGGTGCTCTGCCCTGGTGGAGTGGGGCGGTGTGTCGGTCCTGATTGATGTCGGCCCTGATTTTCGCATGCAGGCGCTCACACAGCACGTGGAGCACATCGACGCCGTGCTGTTCACCCACCACCACTTTGACCACGTCGTGGGGCTCGACGATCTCCGCCCCTTTCTCTTCCGCAATCGGGAGGCCATTCCGTGTTATGCGCCCCGGGAAACCGAGCAGACCCTACGGCGCATGTTCGCCTACATCTTCGAGGACGGTAGCTATCCGGGAGTCTCGAACCTGACCCTGACGCGCATCGACTCGCAGCCGGTTGCTCTGTACTCCCGTCGGGATGATGCGGCGATAGAGGTGCAGCCCATTCCGGTGTCCCACGGGGGCACGACGGTGTTCGGATACCGGTTCGGGCCCTTTGCCTACCTCACAGACACCAACCTCATCCCCAAGGAGAGCTTTCGTTTGCTGGACGGCGTCGAGGTGCTGGTCCTGGATGCGCTACGCAGGGACCCGCATCGCAGCCATTTTTCGTTCGATGAGGCGGTGGCGGCTGCGGAGCGAATCGGGGCCCGGGAAACCTGGTTTGTGCACATGACGCACTCGGTGCTGCACGCAGTCGAGGACGCAGCTTTGCCGCCCGGGATGCGCCTTGCCTATGACGGGCTTCGGCTGGAGGCCTGA
- a CDS encoding polyisoprenoid-binding protein, which translates to MSKALLMAVAATVAIAGAVETYQIDAAHSNIGFKVRHLGITNVNGSFTDYEATATVDPADLSTLKAEAVIQTGSVDTGIERRDNHLRSDDFFNAEAFPTMTFTSKEVRNLDGGEFELVGDLTIRDVTKEIVLDVEYLGSATMRGNQVLGFEARGSISRFDYGLKWDALTEAGGLIVAEDVRLILELEATAQ; encoded by the coding sequence ATGAGCAAAGCACTCCTGATGGCGGTCGCCGCGACTGTAGCCATCGCCGGTGCGGTCGAGACGTACCAGATCGACGCCGCACACTCCAACATCGGATTCAAGGTCCGGCACCTGGGCATCACCAATGTGAACGGTTCATTCACCGACTACGAGGCGACGGCAACCGTAGACCCGGCCGATCTGTCCACGCTGAAGGCAGAAGCCGTGATCCAGACCGGATCCGTAGACACGGGAATCGAGCGCCGGGACAATCACCTGCGCAGCGATGACTTCTTCAATGCCGAGGCGTTTCCGACCATGACGTTCACGTCAAAGGAAGTACGCAACCTGGACGGCGGTGAGTTCGAGCTGGTCGGTGACCTGACCATCCGCGACGTGACCAAGGAGATTGTGCTGGACGTGGAGTATCTCGGTTCAGCAACCATGCGCGGCAATCAGGTGCTGGGTTTCGAGGCCCGCGGGTCAATCAGTCGCTTTGACTATGGTCTCAAGTGGGATGCGCTCACCGAGGCGGGCGGACTGATCGTCGCCGAAGATGTACGACTCATCCTCGAACTTGAAGCGACGGCCCAGTAG
- a CDS encoding succinate dehydrogenase/fumarate reductase iron-sulfur subunit, whose translation MRIKLKVWRQEGPNTKGGFEEYTVPDANPHMSFLELLDVLNEQLIGEGKRPVEFDHDCREGICGSCGVVVDGVAHGPQQRTACCQLHMRHYKDGDTIVVEPWRATAFPIIKDLVVDRSSFDRIIAAGGYVSVSTGSAPDANALPIAKEDVDLAMDYATCIGCGACVAACPNASASLFTSAKIAQLSMLPQGQPERDERVLNMVDQMAEEGFGDCSNHAECEAVCPKGISISSIARMRRDYLKASLSR comes from the coding sequence ATGCGAATCAAGCTGAAAGTCTGGCGTCAGGAAGGCCCCAATACCAAGGGTGGATTTGAGGAGTACACCGTGCCGGATGCCAATCCGCACATGTCGTTCCTCGAGCTCCTGGACGTGCTCAACGAGCAGCTCATTGGAGAAGGCAAGCGCCCTGTGGAGTTCGATCATGATTGCCGGGAGGGTATCTGCGGATCCTGCGGCGTCGTGGTGGACGGGGTGGCCCACGGCCCCCAGCAGCGCACGGCCTGCTGCCAGCTGCACATGCGGCACTACAAGGACGGCGACACCATCGTCGTAGAGCCGTGGCGAGCCACAGCGTTCCCCATCATCAAGGACCTGGTGGTGGACCGCAGCTCGTTCGACCGCATCATCGCGGCGGGCGGCTACGTGTCCGTGAGTACGGGATCGGCCCCTGATGCCAACGCCCTGCCCATCGCCAAGGAGGATGTGGATCTGGCGATGGACTACGCGACGTGCATCGGCTGCGGTGCCTGTGTTGCAGCGTGCCCCAACGCCTCCGCCTCACTCTTCACCTCCGCCAAGATTGCGCAGCTCTCCATGCTGCCACAGGGTCAGCCGGAGCGCGACGAGCGGGTGCTCAACATGGTGGACCAGATGGCCGAGGAGGGCTTCGGGGACTGCTCCAACCATGCGGAGTGCGAGGCGGTGTGCCCAAAGGGTATTTCGATCTCGTCGATCGCGCGCATGCGCCGCGACTACCTCAAAGCCAGCCTGAGTCGGTAG